One part of the Glycine soja cultivar W05 chromosome 11, ASM419377v2, whole genome shotgun sequence genome encodes these proteins:
- the LOC114375683 gene encoding L-type lectin-domain containing receptor kinase IX.1-like, with the protein MATSHVGLHATSHLFCYARGIVFFLMITFVNPLSFHYQGFEYNDARIEGDATLSHSEIQLTATTRYQSNAYSVGRVTSFKLLQLWDMSSGKLTDFTTEFSFVIYSNETSFGDGFAFFFADPKLPLSNQIQQGGGLGLVDGNRLLKPTKYPFVAVEFDTHQNSWDPPGTHVGINFNSMRSNITVPWSIDIRQMKVYYCAIEYNASTHNLNVSFTGNQINGKPIKSYISCNVNLRDYLPERVIFGFSAATGFMFEMNTLLSWSFRSSLPSDEKVSNQIPPMAAPPIQNPSPSPFPTANISPKQEGNKGLLKGIEAGIGIAASFLILGLVCIFIWKRAKLKKEDSVFDLSMDDEFQKGIGPKRFCYKELASATNNFAEAQKIGQGGFGGVYKGYLKKLNSNVAIKRISRESRQGIKEYAAEVKIISQLRHRNLVQLIGWCHMKKDLLLIYEFMQNGSLDSHLYRGKSILTWQMRYNIAMDLALAVLYLHEEWEQCVLHRDIKSSNVMLDLSFNAKLGDFGLARLVDHEKGSQTTILAGTVGYIAPEYCTTGKARKESDIYSFGVVLLELASGRKPIDLNAKEGQITIFEWVWELYRLGKLLEVVDSKLGGAFDEEQMEHLVIVGLWCANPDYTSRPSVRQVIQVLTFEAPLPVLPQKMPEPYHHSPTMSTIFASVSSLSLATC; encoded by the coding sequence ATGGCTACTTCCCATGTTGGTCTCCATGCAACCAGCCACCTATTCTGTTATGCAAGGGGAATCGTTTTCTTTCTTATGATTACTTTTGTAAACCCACTTTCATTTCATTACCAAGGGTTTGAGTATAATGATGCCAGGATTGAAGGTGATGCTACTTTGTCACATTCAGAAATTCAACTTACTGCAACCACAAGGTACCAAAGCAATGCTTACAGTGTTGGGAGAGTCACAAGTTTTAAGTTATTGCAACTGTGGGACATGAGCTCAGGAAAACTCACCGACTTCACTACCGAATTTTCATTTGTCATTTACTCAAACGAGACTAGTTTTGGAGATGGCTTCGCTTTTTTCTTTGCAGATCCAAAGCTTCCACTTTCAAATCAAATACAACAAGGAGGTGGTCTTGGTCTTGTGGATGGTAACCGATTATTAAAGCCAACTAAATATCCATTTGTAGCAGTGGAGTTTGACACACACCAAAATTCCTGGGATCCACCTGGCACTCATGTAGGTATAAATTTCAACTCTATGAGATCTAACATAACTGTTCCATGGTCCATTGATATTAGGCAAATGAAAGTTTATTATTGTGCAATTGAGTACAATGCAAGTACACATAATTTAAATGTTTCTTTCACTGGAAACCAAATCAATGGCAAGCCAATAAAAAGTTATATCTCATGCAATGTTAATTTGAGAGATTACCTACCAGAGAGGGTTATTTTTGGCTTCTCAGCTGCTACAGGATTTATGTTTGAGATGAACACATTGTTGTCATGGTCATTCCGTTCAAGTTTACCAAGTGATGAGAAGGTGTCAAATCAAATACCTCCAATGGCAGCCCCACCAATCCAAAATCCTTCTCCTTCACCATTTCCCACTGCTAATATTAGCCCTAAACAAGAGGGCAACAAAGGTTTATTGAAGGGGATAGAAGCAGGTATAGGTATAGCTGCAAGTTTCCTTATTTTAGGGttggtttgtatttttatttggaagagggctaaattgaaaaaagaagattCAGTTTTTGATCTGAGCATGGATGATGAATTCCAAAAGGGCATTGGACCCAAAAGATTTTGCTATAAAGAATTGGCAAGTGCAACAAATAACTTTGCAGAGGCCCAAAAGATTGGACAAGGTGGTTTTGGTGGTGTTTATAAAGGCTATTTGAAAAAGCTAAACTCCAATGTTGCTATAAAGAGGATATCAAGAGAATCTAGGCAAGGTATAAAGGAATATGCAGCTGAAGTTAAGATCATCAGCCAACTGAGGCATAGGAATTTAGTACAACTAATTGGTTGGTGCCACATGAAGAAAGATCTCCTCCTTATATATGAGTTCATGCAAAATGGTAGCTTAGATTCCCACCTATATCGTGGAAAAAGCATCTTGACATGGCAGATGAGGTACAACATTGCTATGGACTTGGCTTTGGCAGTGTTGTACCTTCATGAAGAATGGGAGCAGTGTGTTCTTCATAGGGACATTAAATCCAGCAATGTTATGTTAGACTTAAGTTTCAATGCTAAGCTTGGGGATTTTGGCTTAGCTAGGCTGGTTGACCATGAGAAAGGATCACAAACCACAATTTTAGCAGGTACCGTGGGCTACATAGCCCCTGAATATTGCACTACAGGGAAGGCTAGGAAGGAATCTGATATATACAGTTTTGGGGTTGTTTTGTTGGAGTTAGCCAGTGGAAGAAAACCAATTGACCTTAATGCCAAGGAAGGTCAAATAACCATATTTGAGTGGGTTTGGGAGCTCTATAGATTGGGAAAGTTACTTGAAGTAGTAGACTCAAAGCTTGGGGGAGCATTTGATGAGGAGCAAATGGAACATTTAGTGATTGTTGGCCTTTGGTGTGCCAATCCAGATTATACTTCCAGGCCATCTGTAAGGCAAGTGATTCAAGTGCTTACGTTTGAAGCTCCTTTACCAGTTCTCCCACAGAAAATGCCTGAGCCATATCACCATTCTCCAACAATGAGTACTATTTTTGCTTCagtttcttctctctctctggcTACATGTTAG
- the LOC114373964 gene encoding myosin-binding protein 7-like — protein MQTLGLLVAPVLGFYLRFLRFSLRFLLLMFMDFPSTFKFITQASELGCGFLLLGYFSRLFNFLGLLLIFFFCLKFLRSPLLISNHEKSSSSSSRDDNSNSKEEENLFREESLEDEVFDVMSLRRMVKEERQRYNAACAEIEQEQGAAASAAEEAMSMILRLQSEKSAVEIQAKQFQRVVEQKQEYDLEVIESLRWTVVQVESQKNLLERQLGVLRERLRQFVNDQEIQQLQEQEQEQELQGTASDDDYYDDHDYDGNDDDGDEDSSGFLNFSIEYDDADASSSRNHSPPHTPQHL, from the coding sequence ATGCAGACTCTGGGTTTGTTGGTTGCTCCTGTTCTCGGTTTCTACCTGAGGTTCCTTCGTTTCTCTCTTCGCTTCCTTCTTCTCATGTTCATGGATTTCCCTTCCACCTTCAAGTTCATCACGCAAGCCAGTGAACTCGGTTGTGGCTTCCTCCTCCTCGGTTACTTCTCGCGCCTCTTCAACTTCCTCGGCCTCCtcttgatcttcttcttctgtcTAAAGTTTCTCCGCTCTCCGCTCCTCATCTCCAACCACGAGAaatcgtcgtcgtcgtcgtcgagAGACGACAATTCGAATTCGAAGGAGGAGGAGAATTTGTTCAGAGAGGAGAGTTTGGAGGACGAGGTGTTCGACGTAATGTCGCTCAGGAGGATGGTGAAGGAGGAGCGGCAGCGGTACAACGCGGCGTGCGCGGAGATCGAGCAGGAGCAGGGGGCGGCGGCGTCCGCGGCGGAGGAGGCCATGTCCATGATTCTGCGGCTGCAGAGCGAGAAGAGCGCCGTGGAGATTCAGGCCAAGCAGTTCCAGCGCGTGGTGGAGCAGAAGCAGGAGTACGATCTCGAGGTCATCGAGTCGCTCCGGTGGACGGTGGTGCAGGTGGAGTCGCAGAAGAACCTTCTAGAGCGTCAGTTAGGGGTTTTGAGAGAGAGGCTTAGACAGTTCGTCAATGATCAAGAGATACAGCAgcttcaagaacaagaacaagaacaggAACTCCAAGGCACAGCCAGTGATGATGATTATTATGATGATCATGATTATGATggtaatgatgatgatggtgatgaaGATAGCAGTGGATTCTTGAATTTCTCTATTGAATATGATGATGCAGATGCTTCTTCTTCTAGAAATCACTCACCCCCACACACACCACAGCACTTGTAA